Within the Leisingera thetidis genome, the region ATGGCGGTGGTGGCCCAGATGGCCGACCGCGTCGTCGTCATGTACCGCGGCAACAAGGTCGAGGAGGGCACCGTCGAGGAGATCTTCGAGAACCCGCAGCACGATTACACCAAGGCGCTGCTGGCGGCAGTGCCGAAACTGGGCGAGATGCGCGGCAAGCAGTACCCTGAGCCGATGAAGCTGATGGGGGTCGAAAACCAGAAGATCGAGCCTATCATGGGCACCGACGAGGTGCTGCTGGACGTGCAGAACCTGACCACCCGCTTCCCGGTCAAGGGCGGGCTGCTGCGCCGCACCATTTCCAACGTGCATGCCGTCGAAGACGTGTCCTTCAAGGTGTTCAAGGGCCAGACCCTGTCGCTGGTGGGGGAATCCGGCTGCGGCAAGTCCACCGCAGGCCGTTCGATCCTGCGTCTGGTGGAACCGCTGTCGGGCAAGGTGGATTTCGAAGGCCGCGACGTGCTGAAGTTCAGCGGCTCCGAGATGCACAAGGCGCGCCAGGACATGCAGATGATCTTCCAGGACCCCTTTGCATCGCTGAACCCGCAGATGCAGCTGCTGGATCAGGTCGCAGAACCGCTGCGCAACTACGGTCTGGCAAAAGGCTCGGAATTGCACGACCGGGTCGCCAGCCTGTTCGACCGCGTCCACCTGCCGCGCAGCTTCATGCGCCGCTATCCGCACGAGATGTCCGGCGGCCAGCGCCAGCGCATCGCCATCGCCCGGGCGCTCGCGTTGAACCCCAAGCTGATCGTCGCGGATGAGGCGGTCTCGGCGCTCGATGTGTCGGTGCAGGCGCAGGTGCTGAACCTGATGATGGAGCTGCAGGCGGAGCTGGGCCTGTCCTTCCTGTTCATCAGCCACGACATGGCGGTGGTGGAGCGCGTCAGCCATCAGGTCGGCGTCATGTACCTGGGCCGCATCGTCGAACTCGGCCCGCGCGAGCGCGTCTTTGAGAACCCGCTGCACGCCTACACACAGGCTTTGATGAAGGCGGTGCCGATCGCCGACCCGCGCCGGCGCAAGTCGGAGAAGGAGCTGAACTTCAAACCGATCCCGTCGCCGATCCATGAGGTCGGGTACGAGCCGGAACCGTCGGAGTATCTGGAGCTTGAGCCCGGCCATTTCGTGCTGACCACCGATAGCGGGTACTGATCATGGCCACGAAACTGACGCCGCTGGAGATCATGCAAAAGCTGGTCTCCTTCCCGACGGTGAGCCGGGACACCAACCTGCCGCTGGTGGACTGGGTGCAGGAGTATTTGTCCGCCCACGGCATCGAAAGCCACCGGTGGGTGGACCCGGACCAGCCGCACAAGGCCGCCGTTTTTGCCCATGCGGGACCGGTGGAAGAGGGCGCTGTGGTGCTCTCGGGCCATACCGATGTGGTGCCGGTGGACGGCCAGCCGTGGGACACGGATCCCTTCACCGTGGTCGAGAAGGACGGCAAATATTTCGGCCGCGGCACCTGCGACATGAAAGGCTATGATGCGCTGGCCATCTGGGCGCTGGTCGAGGGTCACAGCCAGGGCGTCAAACGCCCGCTGCAGCTGGCGCTCAGCTTCGACGAGGAAATTGGCTGCACCGGCGCGCCGCCGATGATCGAAGCGATGCAGCCCCTGCTGCCCAAAGGCTCGGCGGTGATCGTCGGTGAGCCGTCGATGATGAAGGCGGTGACCGGCCACAAGGGCGGCACCGGCTATGCCACCCATCTGGTGGGGTTCGAGGTCCACTCGTCGCTGATGCACACCGGCGTCAGCGCCATCATGCAGGGCGCCCGGCTGATAGACTGGGCGAACCAGATGAATACGGAAAACATGGCCAGGGAACCGGGTGAGGTGCAGGCCATGTTCACGCCGCCCTGGACCACCTGCCATGTCGGCATGATCGAGGGCGGCACCGCCCACAACATCACCGCCAAGGACTGCCGCTTCATGATGGATTTCCGGGTGGTGCCGGGCGAAAACCCCGCCGACTGGGAGGCGGCCTATTTGGCCAAGGTCCGCGAGGTGGAGGCAGAGATGCAGGCCATCCACCTGGACGCCCGCATCGACGTCTCCAAGCATTTCGACGTCCCCGGCCTGGTGCCGGAACAGGACGGCGAAGCCGAGGCGCTGGTGCGGCTGCTGACCGGTGACAACGGCTCCCACGTGGTCAGCTACGGCACCGAGGCGGGCCAGTTCCAGCAGGCAGGCTATTCCGCGGTGATCTGCGGTCCCGGCGACATCGCCCAGGCACATCAGCCGAATGAGTATATTACCGTGGCGCAGTTCAACGCGGGCCACGCCTTCATGCGCGGGCTGGTGGAAAAGCTGCGGGCGTAAAACCCGGCACCTTGAAACCGGGCCTTTCGTGCTCAGATTGATGCCTAGGGGGTGTACGGGCGGTACATAGGGGGTGCTCGCCTCGTGCATCCGGCCTGGCGTGTTCCGCGGCGTCCTGACGGCTACCGGATACTTGCGAAGCTAAGTTTTTTCGCGGACAGTCTGCCGCAACGGAACCTGAAACAAAAAGGGGAGGGGAATATGCCGGCCAAGAACCGCTTTGCCGAGATGCACCAGGAGATCACGGCCTGGCGCCATCACCTGCATGAGAACCCCGAACTGATGTACGAGGTGCACGAAACCGCCGCCTTTGTGGTGGAGCGGCTGAAGGAATTCGGCATCACCGATATCACCGCCGGCGTCGGCCGGACCGGCGTGGTGGCGGTGATCGAGGGCAGGACCAACACCTCCGGTCGCGCCATCGGGCTGCGTGCCGACATGGACGCGCTGCCGATCCCCGAGGCCTCGGGTGTGGGCTATGCCTCCAAGACGCCCGGCGTGATGCATGCCTGCGGCCATGACGGCCATACCTCGATCCTGCTGGGCGCTGCCAAGTACCTTGCAGAGACACGCAATTTCGACGGCAAGGCGGTTCTGATCTTCCAGCCGGCCGAAGAGGGCGGGGGCGGCGGCAAGGCGATGTGCGACGACGGTCTGATGGACCGCTGGGGCATCCAGGAGGTCTATGGCCTGCACAACATGCCGGGCCTGCCGGTGGGCGAATTCGCCATCCGTCCGGGGCCGCTGATGGCCTCGTCGGATGAGTTCAACATCACCGTGACCGGCAAGGGCGGCCATGCCGCTGCGCCGCATGACGCGGTCGACACCACGCTGGTGGCCTCGCAGATCGTGGTCTCGCTGCATTCCATCGTGTCGCGCAATGTGGACCCGGTGAAACGGGTGGTGCTGACCGTCGGCACGTTTGAGACCGACAGCACGGCGTCGAATGTGATTGCCCATACCGCCAGGCTGCAGGGCACCGTGCGCACCCTGGACCCCGAATACCGCACCCAGGCCGAAACCTGGGTGCGCCGGGTGGCCGAAAGCACGGCAGCGGCGTTTGGCGCCACGGCCGAAGTCGAATGGGTCCCGGGCTATCCCGTGACAATCAATGACGAAAACGGCACCGCCCATGCGGTGGAGGCCGCGCAGGCGGTGGCGGCCAAGGTCAACGCCGACACCCCGCCGATCATGCCGTCCGAGGACTTTTCCTACATGCTGGAGCAGCGCCCCGGCGCCTATATCTTCCTCGGCAACGGCGACACGCAGATGTGCCACCACCCGGCCTATGTCTTTGACGACGAGGCGATTCCGCTGGGATGCAGCTGGTTTGCCGAGCTGGTGGAACGAAGAATGCCCGCGGCCTGAGGCTGCGGGGGAAAGACAACCAAAGGAGTGAGAAATGCCGGTCAAGAACCGCTTTGCCGAACTGCAGGATGAAATCACCGCCTGGCGCCGTGACATCCATGAAAACCCCGAAATCCTGTTTGAAACCCACCGCACCAGCGCACTGGTGGCGGAGAAACTGCAGGAATTCGGCTGCGACGAGGTGGTGACCGGCATCGGCCGCACCGGCGTGGTCGGCGTCATCAAGGGCAAGGCGGACACCTCCGGCAAGGTAATCGGCCTGCGCGCCGACATGGACGCGCTGCCGATCCATGAGCAGACCGGGCTCGACTATGCCTCCAAGACCCCCGGCGCGATGCATGCCTGCGGCCATGACGGCCACACCGCGATGCTGCTGGGCGCGGCCAAGTACCTGGCGGAGACCCGCAATTTCGACGGCACGGTGGTGGTGATCTTCCAGCCCGCCGAAGAGGGCGGCGGCGGCGCCAAGGTGATGTGCGACGACGGGCTGATGGACCGCTGGGGCGTGCAGGAAGTTTACGGCCTGCACAACTGGCCGGGCCAGCCGCTGGGCACCTTTGCGATCCGTCCGGGATCGTTCTTTGCCGCAACCGACCAGTTCGACATCACCTTCGAGGGCCGGGGCGGCCATGCTGCCAAGCCGCATGAGACCGTCGATACCACCGTGCTGGCCGCGCAGGCAGTGCTGGCGCTGCAGACCATCGCTTCGCGCAATGCCGACCCGGTGCATCAGATCGTGGTCTCGGTGACCTCGTTCGAGACGTCGTCGAAAGCGTTCAACGTGATCCCGCAGAAGGTGCAGATCAAGGGCACCGTGCGCACCATGTCCAAGGAGATGCGCGACCTGGCCGAGAAGCGGATCAACGAGGTCTGCACCGGCATCGCGGCGACCTTTGGCGGCACTGCCGATGTCACCTATCACCGCGGCTATCCGGTGATGGTGAACCACGAGGCGCAGACCGAGTTTGCCGCCAAGGTCGCGTCCAGCGTCTCCGGCGCCTGCGCGGATGCACCGCTGGTGATGGGCGGCGAGGATTTTGCCTTCATGCTGGAAGAGCGCCCCGGCGCCTATATTCTGATGGGCAATGGCGACACCGCGATGGTGCATCACCCGGAGTACAACTTCAACGACGATGCCATTCCGGCGGGCTGCAGCTGGTGGGCGGAGATCGTCGAGCAGCGGATGCCCGCGGCTTGAGCCTTGCAAGGGGGAGGGGGCTGTCTGCCCCCTCTTGAGCCTGCGGCTCAATTCACCCCCGAGGATATTTTCAGCCAGAAGAACAGGGATCAGGGTGCGCTATGGCGCAGGGGTCAGTGCTCCAGCAGTTCGCGGTAGATGGTGACAAGCGTTTCCGCCTCTTTCTCCAGCGCAAAGTTGGTCATGGCGTGTTTCCGGGCGGCTTTTGACCACTCTGCCAGCCGGCCTTCGGTGGACAGCACGTCATTGATCGCCGCCACCATTTGCTCCGTCTCGCCCGGATCGATCAGCAGGCCGGTCTCCCCCGGCGCGATCAGCTCTTCAAAGGCGCCGACGCAGGTGGCGACGGCGGGCACGCCGCAGGACATCGCTTCGAGCGGGGTGAGGCCAAAGCCTTCCCAGCGCTGCGGCGCCACGTAGAGATCC harbors:
- a CDS encoding ABC transporter ATP-binding protein: MLDTAIASIRNLRVEFQTKDGPVVGVENVSFDVSPGETVCIVGESGSGKSVSSLSLMRLVEFGGGEIAGGELLFNRREGGETNLATTEQEMMKQIRGNEIGMIFQEPMTALNPVFTVGRQLTEGLRIHKNMSKAQAEERALELLRQVRIPEPERRLHQYPHELSGGMRQRVVIAMAMACEPRLLIADEPTTALDVTIQAEILALMDRLKRETGTAVMFITHDMAVVAQMADRVVVMYRGNKVEEGTVEEIFENPQHDYTKALLAAVPKLGEMRGKQYPEPMKLMGVENQKIEPIMGTDEVLLDVQNLTTRFPVKGGLLRRTISNVHAVEDVSFKVFKGQTLSLVGESGCGKSTAGRSILRLVEPLSGKVDFEGRDVLKFSGSEMHKARQDMQMIFQDPFASLNPQMQLLDQVAEPLRNYGLAKGSELHDRVASLFDRVHLPRSFMRRYPHEMSGGQRQRIAIARALALNPKLIVADEAVSALDVSVQAQVLNLMMELQAELGLSFLFISHDMAVVERVSHQVGVMYLGRIVELGPRERVFENPLHAYTQALMKAVPIADPRRRKSEKELNFKPIPSPIHEVGYEPEPSEYLELEPGHFVLTTDSGY
- the argE gene encoding acetylornithine deacetylase, whose protein sequence is MATKLTPLEIMQKLVSFPTVSRDTNLPLVDWVQEYLSAHGIESHRWVDPDQPHKAAVFAHAGPVEEGAVVLSGHTDVVPVDGQPWDTDPFTVVEKDGKYFGRGTCDMKGYDALAIWALVEGHSQGVKRPLQLALSFDEEIGCTGAPPMIEAMQPLLPKGSAVIVGEPSMMKAVTGHKGGTGYATHLVGFEVHSSLMHTGVSAIMQGARLIDWANQMNTENMAREPGEVQAMFTPPWTTCHVGMIEGGTAHNITAKDCRFMMDFRVVPGENPADWEAAYLAKVREVEAEMQAIHLDARIDVSKHFDVPGLVPEQDGEAEALVRLLTGDNGSHVVSYGTEAGQFQQAGYSAVICGPGDIAQAHQPNEYITVAQFNAGHAFMRGLVEKLRA
- a CDS encoding M20 aminoacylase family protein, with protein sequence MPAKNRFAEMHQEITAWRHHLHENPELMYEVHETAAFVVERLKEFGITDITAGVGRTGVVAVIEGRTNTSGRAIGLRADMDALPIPEASGVGYASKTPGVMHACGHDGHTSILLGAAKYLAETRNFDGKAVLIFQPAEEGGGGGKAMCDDGLMDRWGIQEVYGLHNMPGLPVGEFAIRPGPLMASSDEFNITVTGKGGHAAAPHDAVDTTLVASQIVVSLHSIVSRNVDPVKRVVLTVGTFETDSTASNVIAHTARLQGTVRTLDPEYRTQAETWVRRVAESTAAAFGATAEVEWVPGYPVTINDENGTAHAVEAAQAVAAKVNADTPPIMPSEDFSYMLEQRPGAYIFLGNGDTQMCHHPAYVFDDEAIPLGCSWFAELVERRMPAA
- a CDS encoding M20 aminoacylase family protein, yielding MPVKNRFAELQDEITAWRRDIHENPEILFETHRTSALVAEKLQEFGCDEVVTGIGRTGVVGVIKGKADTSGKVIGLRADMDALPIHEQTGLDYASKTPGAMHACGHDGHTAMLLGAAKYLAETRNFDGTVVVIFQPAEEGGGGAKVMCDDGLMDRWGVQEVYGLHNWPGQPLGTFAIRPGSFFAATDQFDITFEGRGGHAAKPHETVDTTVLAAQAVLALQTIASRNADPVHQIVVSVTSFETSSKAFNVIPQKVQIKGTVRTMSKEMRDLAEKRINEVCTGIAATFGGTADVTYHRGYPVMVNHEAQTEFAAKVASSVSGACADAPLVMGGEDFAFMLEERPGAYILMGNGDTAMVHHPEYNFNDDAIPAGCSWWAEIVEQRMPAA